GGCACCCGCTCCCTGCCGACGTTGATCAAAAACGCCGCCGGGCGCTGGATTCCGGTCAAGCCCTACCCCATGGCCGCGCTCAACCAGACCAAAGATGTCGCCCCCACCGGCCTGAAATTCCGCGCCATCCCGCAACGCACCATCAAAGGGAATACGCGCATCGGCGAACCCGAGACCTTCACCATTGCCCGCGAGCAAACCGACGTCAACGACGCCTTTATCGTCAACGGCACCCGCAACGACCTGCCGCACAACAACAAGGCCCTGCTGTGGATTCAGATGGACAAGATGAGCCACGCCCTCGGCCAGGCCCGCACCTGCGACAGCTGCCACACCAGCCACGCCCAGGTTGCCGAGTCCAACTATACCTACGCTAACAACAAGGATGTCCAGCAGCCGTTCACCGGCAGCTACACCATCGTTGCCGATGCTGACGGCATGCGCTTTGAAAACATGCAGAACAGCACCATCATCCCAAAGGCTAAACGGCAGATAGCCGACTTTGCACCGTTCACCTATTTCCCGGAGGGCTGGAATGTCAAAGGGATTGATTTCTCCATTCCGTTCCGTCCGCAGGAAGTGGCTGCGGCGAGCACGGAGTTGGAGGAGTTTCTTGCTGAATTGGATAAGGTGAAAGGTCGGGATGTGGAAATGATTCGGGTTGTGGCTTGGCACAATTTGGAAATCGCTCGGAGGATGCTGGCCGAGAAGGAGAAATAAATTAAATCTTTGAACAGAAAAGCGGGGTCGGTATCGGCCCCGCTTAATTTTACCAATTACCACGATACGTCAACCGTAGATCTGACCCCTTTGGTAATTTTGACCCCTTTGGGAGTGCGTCAACCGTAGATCTGACCCCTTTGGGTGACCCCTTTGGGAGTGATCCCCACCTTGTCATCCATGGACATCCCGACGAACCAACGAAACAGTAGATTGTAATCCAGTTGCTCTGCCAGCATTCGTTCACTGCGAAAGGAGTAGATGATTTCTCGCAAAAGCTGTTCCGGCGCAATTGAAGGATGACCGGTATGTGAATACATCTCTTTGAACAACGGCGCCAAGTCGAGCAGAGTGTTATCGACCATGATACGAACCGGGCGCAACGGGTGATCTTCTGGAACCCGTGCCTCTAGAGAGGCATAACTGAACAGAGCCTGTTGGTTATAGTATCCTCCGCGCATAAATATCTTCTGTATATTCAACAGGTTATGCGCACAATTGCAACAGGGTTAAAAATAAAAAACTAATAGAATCAGTAGGTTGTATGTAAAGAGTTTTTTCAACAACTTGCTAGTTCTATATACTTAACAGATCATTGAGGCTATTTTCTATTTCCTTATGCTTCTTTTGAAGCTGCTTTAAATAATTGTATCCAGATTGGAGATATTGAATTGAAAAAGCACCGTATCCTTTGGAAAGATCCCTAACTAATTCTTTCTTATAAGTAAATTCTCCAGTTTTATACTCAGTCCTCTCTCCTCCTTTCTTATATTTATTCATTAAGTACTTCTGTTCTTCATCGAAATCAAAATCATTAGGTATAATAACAATACCGGATTTTAGAACAGAAAATCTAAGTATGTCATGGTCGTCAGCAATGACATTTTTCAAACTTGCAGAAACTTCATCTTCAAAATTTATAGTTGAAAATGAATTTTTTAAATATTTAACATAATGTGTTATGCCAACTTTTTTTGAAACACCAATATCTTTATAGAATCTAGATATTATCGGGATAAATAATAATCTTTCTACAAGGTCTTTATTTATTTCATACAATAAACAAATAACATTGTCGGATCTTATATTTTTCCAGTATTTGCCAATGAGTTTTTTCTGAACTTCAGGAGAGGCTTTAGAGATATACAGGGCAACGAAATATTCCTGAAAAGATCTGTGTGAGAATACAATATCTAGACCATCCTCTATTAATAAACATGTTGCCTTTAAAGCATCATCTAGATACCCCTCATTATTAAACGACTCAGAAAGATGGCGTTTGCTTTTATCTACAAAATCAAGAGCATCCATTCGAGTAAATCGGAAAAGTCGCTTATCATATGTTTGCAAACAAAAAACTGAAAATATTTTTGCAAAATCTTGTATATCGAGACCTGTTTGCCTTTCTCTTTTATATCCTCCTTTTAAGGCATCATGCCTTTGAAATAATGCTTCATAAGCTTGAGAATAAAAAATACTCAGCTTGGTTGGGATCTCCGCATTCTGTCCATAGGTCAAAAGCATAATTGATAATAATAAGGGGTTAGATAGAAAAGACTTATGTTGTTCATACATCCCATCTTTTAGCTCTTTTGTAAACTTCCCCTTCACATCTTCATCAAATGGTAGTTTTTCAACCAACAGGCAGGCAGAGTCAAGGGACATTTTAACGACTTTAAAAAGTTTAAATTCATCAATCCCTGAAAAAACCTCATCTGGACGCGATGATATTACTATTGAACATTCCTTACTACTCCTTGATAGTAATTTTATTTCTTTTATCAATTTCTTTCTATGGCAGTTACTCACCTCATCGAAACCGTCTAATATAAAAGAAAAATGCCCTAAATAAATAGCCTTATCAATATATTCCTTATCAAACCTGTGACTTTCTGAATTTAAAGCATCAAATATCAACTGGCTCAATGTTAAATCCTGAGAGTTTATTTCACGAAGTTCTACAAATACTGGAACTTGTTTTTTATATTTAATACAACTAAGAAAAAGATGCTTCATTAACACTGACTTGCCGCAACCTCCAGTTCCAAGCACCGCGACACGCCCAGATTCATTCACCAAATTTTCAAATGATGGCTCATCGATACGATTATTTGAGGATTCAACTGCTATCGGTACATAAAATTCATAAAAATCAACCGGTGAATGTCGAATAAAAAAAGACTTTGTTTGTGAATACTTATCCCACTTCTCTCTCAAATATGAACTATAGGTTTTCTCAAGATAAAGCTTCATTTCATTAGAAGCCATCTTGTAAGCATCTTTTCCAATTTCCATTAAAGATGCGAGATTCTCTGCAATAAAACTTGCAATCATTCTACCAACTTCTTCTTCGCTCATATAGCCCCCCCCCATTGAGCACAGTTGCCCAATAAAAACAAATCAAAGCACATCCAGCAGCCAACTGATTAGCAATCGATCATATGTTATATCTAAAATTAAAACAATGGAGTATTGGGGGAAGCTAGGAAACAATAAAGAATAAAGGGGTCAAGAATGGTAGATTCAATTTCAAAGCGCACCACTTAAGCTAAGAACAGAACATGACAGGGCTTCTGGTATTCTGAAAAGCGTGACCAAATCAGAGCCAGAAAGGATCCTGTCATGTCCTACACCCATCTTAGCGAACACGAACGTTATGTCATCAGTCATTTGCAATATTCGTTCAGCATACGTGAAATTGCTCGACGATTAGGCCGAAACCACAGCACGATAAGTCGTGAAATCAAGCGGGCTAAAGCGAGACATCCATGGACAATCTACTATTACGATTGGACGCAACCGCTGGCACTCGAACGCCGCCACAAGCCCCGTCATTTTCGTCGACAGAACAATTCACGACTGGTTTCCTATGTTGAGTCGAAACTTAAGCTTGAATGGTCACCGGAAGAAATAGCAAATAGAATCCGCATGGATTATCCCACTGACGATACGATGCGGATTAGTCATGAAACCATCTATCGCTGGATTTATCTTGAGGGCAGTGTTGGTGGCGTTCTTTATCAACGCTTGCGCCGAAAACATAAAAAACGGCGAAAACAGCGCCGGTATGGTGTTGGATATCGCTTTAGAGTAGATCGCATAAGCATTGATCAGCGTCCAGGAATCGTTGCAAATCGCAGCCGGTTTGGTGACTGGGAAAAGGTTTAAAGGGGTCAAATCTGCCTTTGACTAACCTTACCTCGCTGGGCCGTCGATCCTTGTTAAATCTCAAAACTAGCGCCATTCGGGAATTTCCTATCCCCTATTTATGAATTCACCATTATTCAGTTAAATGACCATGCAGGTCGAAAGAGAGCTGCCGGTGATGTTTAATCGACAACAGGTACAGGTCGTCGTTGCGGATTGAGTAGAGGAGCAAAAAATCCCCATGAATCAACTCGCGCAGTTGCAGTTCCTCACCAAAGCGTTGCCGTAATCCCTCAATCCGCAGCAGAACAGCTTGCGACCTGGGCGGATGGCGAAAGTAATCCGCACCCGATTCGGGAAAACGCTCCAGCATCGGGAGGATCTGCCCAAAAAGATCGTCCAGTAGCGTCTCGAACTGACCTCGGGCGTCGATTTCCACCAGAAAATCTTTGATCTCTTCCAGGTTACGCCTGAAATTATGGGTGACGTGCTGGTTCACCGCGACCCGTCTCGCCCGCAGGCGGCTTTCAGTTCGGCAACACTCATCACGTTGCCGTTTTCAATATCGTTCAGCCCGGCCTCTACTTCATCCAGCAAGCGCAGATGAAGACTCTGCCGTTCGAGCTGATGATAATAATCCAAGCGCTCGGCATCAATCATGGCAACATAGGCTTTGCCGTTGCGCGAAGCAAATAAAGGGGTCAAATCTGCCTTTGACTAACCCTACCAAGCTAGTCCGTGATCCTTGTTAAATCTCAAAACCAGCGCCATTCGGTAAAACACAAAGGGGTCAAATCTGCCTTTGACTAACCTTACTTGGCTAGTCCGCGATTCTTGTTAAATCTCAAAGCTAGCGCCATTATTCAGTTAAATGGCCATGGAGGTCGAAAGACAGCTGCCGGTGATGTTTGATCGACAACAGGTACAGGTCGTCGTTGCGAATTGAGTAGAGGAGCAAAAAATCCCCATGAATCAACTCGCGCAGTTGCAGCTCCTCACCAAAGCGTTGCCGTAATCCCTCAATCCGCAGCAGAACCGCTTGCGACCTGGGCGGATGGCGAAAGTAATCCGCACCCGATTCGGGAAAACGCTCCAGCATCGGGAGGATCTGCCCGAAAAGGTCGTCCAGTAGCGTCTCGAACTGACCTCGGGCGTCGATTTCCACCAGAAAATCTTTGATCTCTTCCAGGTTACGCCTGAAATTATGGGTGACGTGCTGGTTCACCGCGACCCGTCACGCCCGTAGGCGGCTTTCAGTTCGGCAACACTCATCACGTTGCCGTTTTCAATATCGTTCAGCCCGGCCTCTGCTTCATCCAGTAAGCGCAGATGAAGACTCTGCCGTTCGAGCTGATGATAATAATCCAAGCGCTCGGCATCAATCATGGCAACATAGGCTTTTCCGTTGCGCGTGATGATTTTTTCCCGCCCGGTGCATACTTCCTCGGCCAGCGCAGTGAAGCGGGCTCGAACCTCTTTCAACGGAATAATGTCTTTACTCGATAACGGCATCCATATCTCCAGTTCGGTTGATAACACATTTTGCTGAGCACAGATTTTTCGCCGAACGGTGGGACGGCGTCAGGCCCTAAATGATTAACGGATAGTTTAATCTATTGAGCAACTCATTGTCAAAAAGGTTTCCGAAGCGTAAAGAACAACAAAGGGGTATTTTTATGATCAATCTTACCGGTCAGGGGGATTTAGGGGCATTCCCGAATGGCGCTAGGGGGAATGAGCACCACCGGGCTTGTCCCGGCATGGAAGCTGTCCCAGGCTTTATCGGTGCCCCCCACCGTTCCATAGTCCGCAAACATCCGTCCTACGAAGTTGCCACAGTCACAAGCAGGCTCCTTTTCAGCATCTCGACCATTCCCCGAAAATCATAAGCCCGTTTGACACCCTTCCGGCAAACGCGGATAATGACGCCTCACAACCCGCTCAAACCCTCATCCCAAGGTCCGATCCATGACTCAGCCCCGCACTTACGTCACCGATTTTCACATCCACTCCCACTACTCGCGTGCCACCAGCAAGCAATTGACGCCGGAATATCTGGCCTACTGGGCGCGCATCAAAGGGGTGCATGTAGTCGGCACCGGCGACATCACCCATCCGGGCTGGCTGGCCGAATTGAAGGAAAAGCTGGAACCGGCGGAGGAAGGATTGTTTCGCCTCAAAGCGGACTACGCCAATGTACCGGAGGACGAGGACTTCCCGGCACCGGAGGGCGAGGTGCGTTTCATGCTCACCGGTGAAATCAGCAACATCTACAAAAAAACCGGCAAGGTACGTAAGGTACATAATGTCCTCTGCCTGCCGGACTTTGCCAGCGCCGAAGCGCTGCAGGCGAGGCTGGACAAGATCGGTAATATCACCTCGGACGGGCGGCCGATTCTTGGGCTGGATTCCAAAGACTTGTTTGATCTGTGCCTGAATGTGTGCGAACGCACGATGTTTATTCCGGCGCATATCTGGACGCCGTGGTTTTCGGCGCTGGGCGCCAAGTCGGGCTTTGACAATTTGACGGAATGTTACGAGGAGCTGACCCCGCTGCTGGCGGCGGTGGAGATGGGCCTGTCCACGGACCCGGCCATCAACTGGATGTGCTCGTTTCTCGACGACTTCACCCTGCTGGCCAACTCCGACGCCCATTCACCGGAAAAGCTGGGCCGCAACGCCAACCTGCTGGCTACGGACTTGAGTTATACGGCGCTGCGCGAGGCGGTAATTAAGGGCGACGACGGCTTTGTCGGCACCATTTCGTTTTTCCCCCAGGAGGGCAAATACCACTTTGACGGCCACCGCAAGTGCGGCGTGTGTTTCGACCCGGTGGAGACCTTTCGCCACGACGGCCTGTGCCCGGTGTGCGGCAAGCCGCTGACCGTAGGCGTGGCCAACCGGGTGGTTCAGCTTTCCGACCGCAGCGACATTTTGCAGCGGCCGAATCGCAAGCCGTTTCATTCGTTGATCCCGCTCAAGGAGCTGCTCGGCGAGCTGATGGGCGTCGGCCCCGCCAGCAAGAAAGTGGCCGAAGTCTACCGGACGCAGATCCGCCAGTGGGGGCCGGAGCTGTCGATCCTCATGGACCTGCCGCTCGACATCATCGAACAGCAGAGCGACGCCCTGTTTGCCGAGGCGATTCGCCGTATGCGCGCCGGGGAGATTCTCATCGAGGAAGGTTACGACGGCGAATATGGTCGCATCCGCGTGTTCGGCGACGGTGAAAAGGAGCGCTTTACCCATCAGGAGAGTTTGTTCGACACGTTCGCTGCTCCGGCCAAAGTCGCCAAGCGCGCGTTGCTGACCTTTGATTTGGAGGAATACCGACGCCTGCTGGAAGAAAAAGGCCGGAGCGAAGCGAATGCGGAGCCAACGCCTGCGAACACGCCCGCCAACGCCACGGACGAGGCACCGCCCCCAGCCGCTCAATTCTCCTTCAACGAGGCCCAGCGCGCCGCCATCAACCACGATCACGGCCCGGCGCTGATTTTAGCCGGTCCCGGCACCGGCAAGACGCGGGTGCTGGTCAACCGCATCCAGCGCTTGATCAACAGCGGCACGGCTCCAGCAGACCGCATCCTCGCCATCACCTTCACCAACAAGGCCGCTCAGGAGATGCGCGAACGGCTGACCGCCCTGATGGGCGACGCGGCGCAGCCGGTGACTGTGGCCACCTTTCATGCCTTGGGTTTGCAGATCATCCGCGACCAGTTGGAACGCAGCGGCCGCAGTGAAAATTTCGCCCTGATCGATGAGGACGAAAAAACGCTGATCGCCCGCCACCATCTCGGCTGGGAGAAAGATACGATTCGGCAGCGGCTGACTGAGATCAGCGCTGTCAAGCAACGCCTGATCGATGACAAAGACGAACCGGAGTGGTTCGCCGACTGGCAGCAGGCGTTGCGAGAATTAAACCTGTTTGACCTTGACGATCTGCTGGCCGTACCGTTGCAACTACTGGAAGCGGACCCGCAGTTGGCCGCGCACTATCGGCAGCAGTTTTCCTGGCTGCTGGTGGATGAATATCAGGACGTCAACCGCGCCCAATATGCGCTGATCCGCCTGTTGGCGCCGACCAGCGACGCCAACCTGTTTGCCATTGGCGACCCCAATCAGGCCATTTACGGTTTTCGCGGCGCCGACATCCGTTACATCCGCCAGTTCAGCGCCGACTATCCGCAGGCCGCCGTCTTCCACCTCAACCAGAGCTACCGCTGCCCTGATCCCAT
This region of uncultured Desulfuromonas sp. genomic DNA includes:
- a CDS encoding type II toxin-antitoxin system RelE/ParE family toxin; this translates as MNQHVTHNFRRNLEEIKDFLVEIDARGQFETLLDDLFGQILPMLERFPESGADYFRHPPRSQAVLLRIEGLRQRFGEELQLRELIHGDFLLLYSIRNDDLYLLSIKHHRQLSFDLHGHLTE
- a CDS encoding type II toxin-antitoxin system RelE/ParE family toxin; this translates as MNQHVTHNFRRNLEEIKDFLVEIDARGQFETLLDDLFGQILPMLERFPESGADYFRHPPRSQAVLLRIEGLRQRFGEELQLRELIHGDFLLLYSIRNDDLYLLSIKHHRQLSFDLHGHLTE
- a CDS encoding UvrD-helicase domain-containing protein produces the protein MTQPRTYVTDFHIHSHYSRATSKQLTPEYLAYWARIKGVHVVGTGDITHPGWLAELKEKLEPAEEGLFRLKADYANVPEDEDFPAPEGEVRFMLTGEISNIYKKTGKVRKVHNVLCLPDFASAEALQARLDKIGNITSDGRPILGLDSKDLFDLCLNVCERTMFIPAHIWTPWFSALGAKSGFDNLTECYEELTPLLAAVEMGLSTDPAINWMCSFLDDFTLLANSDAHSPEKLGRNANLLATDLSYTALREAVIKGDDGFVGTISFFPQEGKYHFDGHRKCGVCFDPVETFRHDGLCPVCGKPLTVGVANRVVQLSDRSDILQRPNRKPFHSLIPLKELLGELMGVGPASKKVAEVYRTQIRQWGPELSILMDLPLDIIEQQSDALFAEAIRRMRAGEILIEEGYDGEYGRIRVFGDGEKERFTHQESLFDTFAAPAKVAKRALLTFDLEEYRRLLEEKGRSEANAEPTPANTPANATDEAPPPAAQFSFNEAQRAAINHDHGPALILAGPGTGKTRVLVNRIQRLINSGTAPADRILAITFTNKAAQEMRERLTALMGDAAQPVTVATFHALGLQIIRDQLERSGRSENFALIDEDEKTLIARHHLGWEKDTIRQRLTEISAVKQRLIDDKDEPEWFADWQQALRELNLFDLDDLLAVPLQLLEADPQLAAHYRQQFSWLLVDEYQDVNRAQYALIRLLAPTSDANLFAIGDPNQAIYGFRGADIRYIRQFSADYPQAAVFHLNQSYRCPDPILRASGDVLHAADSQDAGLLCGVPSQVKTAINHFPSDKAEAEGLARTIEQLLGGVSFFSIDSAVTSGEAGDIGGLGEIAILCRLGRQMEAIAKALRDHHIPYRIVGEMPFFHQEPVKSLLLQCRAAYNPGNPFLHQQMLDQFAIRAEQLQHWAQLPTSSQLIAAVADHNDAELIDHPALRRLLNLCDAFPAPQAFLDYLALGSVADDYNERSEAVSLMTLHASKGLEFDAVFIPGCEQGLMPYGLFETQTSDVDEEQRLLYVGMTRAKKRLFMSHADRRFLLGKEYQLARSPFLDRIEQELLEQVRHEAKKLPIRQAEQLSLL
- a CDS encoding IS30 family transposase, encoding MSYTHLSEHERYVISHLQYSFSIREIARRLGRNHSTISREIKRAKARHPWTIYYYDWTQPLALERRHKPRHFRRQNNSRLVSYVESKLKLEWSPEEIANRIRMDYPTDDTMRISHETIYRWIYLEGSVGGVLYQRLRRKHKKRRKQRRYGVGYRFRVDRISIDQRPGIVANRSRFGDWEKV
- a CDS encoding type II toxin-antitoxin system Phd/YefM family antitoxin — its product is MPLSSKDIIPLKEVRARFTALAEEVCTGREKIITRNGKAYVAMIDAERLDYYHQLERQSLHLRLLDEAEAGLNDIENGNVMSVAELKAAYGRDGSR
- a CDS encoding NACHT domain-containing protein; translated protein: MSEEEVGRMIASFIAENLASLMEIGKDAYKMASNEMKLYLEKTYSSYLREKWDKYSQTKSFFIRHSPVDFYEFYVPIAVESSNNRIDEPSFENLVNESGRVAVLGTGGCGKSVLMKHLFLSCIKYKKQVPVFVELREINSQDLTLSQLIFDALNSESHRFDKEYIDKAIYLGHFSFILDGFDEVSNCHRKKLIKEIKLLSRSSKECSIVISSRPDEVFSGIDEFKLFKVVKMSLDSACLLVEKLPFDEDVKGKFTKELKDGMYEQHKSFLSNPLLLSIMLLTYGQNAEIPTKLSIFYSQAYEALFQRHDALKGGYKRERQTGLDIQDFAKIFSVFCLQTYDKRLFRFTRMDALDFVDKSKRHLSESFNNEGYLDDALKATCLLIEDGLDIVFSHRSFQEYFVALYISKASPEVQKKLIGKYWKNIRSDNVICLLYEINKDLVERLLFIPIISRFYKDIGVSKKVGITHYVKYLKNSFSTINFEDEVSASLKNVIADDHDILRFSVLKSGIVIIPNDFDFDEEQKYLMNKYKKGGERTEYKTGEFTYKKELVRDLSKGYGAFSIQYLQSGYNYLKQLQKKHKEIENSLNDLLSI